A part of Leishmania panamensis strain MHOM/PA/94/PSC-1 chromosome 34 sequence genomic DNA contains:
- a CDS encoding hypothetical protein (TriTrypDB/GeneDB-style sysID: LpmP.34.3610), whose protein sequence is MVLPLAARQHFLEHGYAIVPNVLSNSVVERIRSGALTSTTARRRSFAHLPNIHSLLKSKPKYTDPFYDGLMPHLQKRQYILRYYRGMRRHKRRLRRAAKAFLNGRDVSELNREEMWKLSEMVSAEAQKVSGRGCTSTVKTDPQMLMAIDQYRANAWMTSPQLEAVIRDTEEFVKPLSQLAELVGGVARPVIFGDVPLLREAYGNPVGYHCLAPTIGIRTNARVSKGGGEATAVSMVLFTYTPTPLCLPPFVMRHSQHVVRRQYLHSVRPERLWRPFAPMEADIRDQLRRFQFDSSVVGQSLLAGAATSGSTATTPIIGPGTVMVVDPHLMMAFGSNMTPQSEVVYRINVVAENARPHLMAPSWIRGWRTMPQEVHFASPVVFPPLYVE, encoded by the coding sequence ATGGTGTTGCCGTTAGCTGCGCGGCAGCACTTCTTGGAGCACGGCTACGCCATTGTTCCAAATGTGCTTTCCAACTCCGTGGTGGAGCGCATCCGATCTGGGGCCTTGACGTCCACcacggcgcgccgccgctccttcgCGCACCTGCCCAACATCCACTCCCTCTTGAAGTCTAAGCCCAAGTACACAGACCCCTTTTACGACGGTCTGATGCCGCAcctgcagaagcggcagtATATCCTACGCTACTACCGTGGCATGAGGCGGCATaagcggcggctgcggcgtgcGGCGAAGGCCTTTCTTAATGGCCGCGATGTCTCGGAGCTCAACAGGGAGGAGATGTGGAAGCTGAGCGAAATGGTCTCcgcggaggcgcagaaggTGTCAGGCAGAGGCTGTACGAGCACAGTCAAGACAGACCCGCAGATGCTCATGGCGATCGACCAGTACCGCGCTAATGCATGGATGACAAGCCCACAGCTAGAGGCGGTAATTCGTGACACGGAGGAGTTTGTGAAGCCGCTCTCGCAGCTGGCAGAGCTTGTGGGTGGTGTGGCACGTCCCGTCATATTTGGTGATGTACCCCTGTTGCGCGAGGCGTACGGCAACCCTGTTGGCTACCACTGCCTTGCTCCTACGATTGGCATCCGCACGAACGCACGCGTCAGTaagggtggcggtgaggcgacAGCGGTCTCGATGGTGCTCTTCACTTACACCCCCACTCCTCTGTGTCTCCCGCCCTTTGTAATGCGCCACTCCCAACACGTGGTACGCCGCCAGTACCTTCACTCAGTGCGTCCCGAGCGATTGTGGCGCCCCTTTGCCCCCATGGAGGCTGACATACGCGATCAACTGCGCCGCTTTCAATTTGATTCATCGGTGGTAGGCCAATCGCTCCTCGCAGGAGCGGCCACGTCAGGCAGTACCGCGACTACCCCCATAATTGGCCCGGGAACCGTCATGGTGGTCGATCCCCACTTGATGATGGCGTTCGGGAGCAACATGACGCCCCAGAGCGAGGTCGTTTACCGCATCAACGTGGTAGCGGAGAACGCGCGGCCGCATCTTATGGCACCATCGTGGATTCGCGGGTGGCGCACAATGCCGCAAGAGGTCCATTTTGCATCCCCTGTTGTCTTTCCGCCGCTTTACGTCGAATGA
- a CDS encoding hypothetical protein (TriTrypDB/GeneDB-style sysID: LpmP.34.3620), whose protein sequence is MNCASVPVSLAQAASAVLASSAPSRTEQSLHSINEEDAMFILAEMLDALDTHGLALFVESGRGAPCPLPSPRTWSAALVALATSAPLNVMVADALLDRVSAALSVEIGVYHSAVLCSSGPLSAEVALPALERLDEVYRQVYSHLLRWCSALRAPGVAALLAVRLRCALLQTDLVTGEEPPGRRALFSFLRRHGQLVLATQRRATGNDGDDNVDDLERDGALKVAGDAREGSPAPGSTLPAPDSLMACLHRLGLNQSAEVKQLWRSVLEDSIRDRLRDLSDDFSTRILHKQLSWLEHSVVPFVRMVLSDSDGGSDACCHSSGGFTGTSMIHHGGDVGGMSRDRHTVTGCEEAGSMCVSSQTSEAVRAEREAWRADLRLLLLHTYARRRLDDFWEILSDYPESVPALEDMHYCLQSTPESGLKTELVQTVRHLLSSRLHRAGTRTEDILAILINTIHAFCILFPRNEQSSVVFVTSDTLEHLRRRKDCVPAVVQAVMQPGGAMNALPPPPTQAPPERLAGGLDLCDYSASSKERELHRASRDRPDVVRVLLTSIPRRALVDEYRQMLAEQLLQKPMHEFDTTPEEEVLERLRHVFGETALDRCAVMVRDMQMSRRISQQLREQLAGSRAGCSRRLRGTTAFATTAPSAASVSVLSMTTWPPLARCSSTNGGDSGPAAAPLKYSPHPSLQAQMDALAEAYKRLKDNQRLTWLISLGRVELELTQKDPSKGNALTAVPQVLSLFDASIVLHVKDMTDRGGVCTPVSLKDVANVMEVQLEELRAHAQRLSPAVLVFLPATDLVSMQLSVATSADFVFIEDRGTDEEAGKSTGLSPERVKLMERMVTSLLKTRGAQSITAIHSSLKLLGKFEGSIDNVVELLRSFVGRGLIVLNDARQYALPPK, encoded by the coding sequence ATGAACTGTGCCAGCGTGCCTGTGTCACTAGCGCAGGCTGCATCGGCAGTCTTGGCGTCTTCAGCCCCGTCAAGGACGGAGCAATCACTGCACAGCATTAATGAGGAAGACGCCATGTTCATCCTTGCAGAGATGCTAGACGCGCTCGATACGCACGGTCTTGCTCTTTTTGTGGAGTCCGGTCGTGGAGCACCATGTCCGTTGCCGTCACCGAGGACGTGGTCGGCAGCTCTCGTAGCACTCGCCACCAGTGCGCCGCTCAACGTTATGGTCGCTGACGCCCTACTCGATCGCGTGAGTGCCGCCTTGTCAGTCGAGATCGGTGTGTATCACTCAGCTGTCTTGTGCAGCAGTGGCCCACTCTCCGCTGAGGTGGCGCTTCCGGCACTTGAGCGACTGGACGAGGTGTACCGTCAAGTGTATTCACATCTGCTGCGCTGGTGTTCTGCACTGCGTGCACCCGGGgttgctgctctccttgcCGTCCGTCTTCGATGCGCGCTGCTTCAGACAGACTTGGTGACCGGCGAAGAACCGCCAGGGAGGCGGGCACTATTTTCCTTCCTCCGGCGGCACGGTCAGCTCGTCCTGGCTACGCAGCGGAGGGCGACAGGTAATGATGGAGACGATAACGTGGATGACTTAGAGCGTGATGGGGCTTTGAAGGTGGCAGGTGACGCTAGAGAGGGCAGCCCGGCACCTGGCTCCACTTTGCCGGCGCCAGATTCGTTGATGGCGTGTCTGCACCGGCTAGGCCTGAACCAGTCGGCAGAGGTGAAGCAGTTATGGAGATCCGTCTTGGAGGACAGTATTCGCGACCGACTTCGTGACCTCTCCGACGACTTCTCCACTCGCATTTTGCACAAACAGCTGTCATGGCTGGAGCACTCCGTCGTGCCTTTTGTGCGGATGGTATTGTctgacagcgacggcggatCAGATGCTTGCtgtcacagcagcggcggcttcaCCGGGACCTCTATGATTCACCACGGCGGGGACGTGGGGGGGATGTCGAGAGACCGCCATACGGTGACGGGATGTGAGGAGGCGGGCAGCATGTGCGTTTCCTCCCAGACGAGTGAGGCGGTGCGAGCGGAGCGGGAGGCATGGCGCGCTGACTTGCGACTACTGCTGCTTCACACCTACGCTCGCAGGCGCCTTGACGACTTTTGGGAAATTCTCTCTGACTACCCCGAGTCCGTTCCGGCTCTCGAGGACATGCACTACTGCCTGCAGTCAACTCCGGAGAGCGGCTTGAAGACCGAGCTGGTGCAGACTGTGCGCCATTTGCTCTCTTCACGCCTCCACCGCGccggcacacgcaccgagGACATTCTGGCCATTCTCATCAACACGATTCACGCTTTCTGTATATTATTTCCGCGAAATGAGCAGAGTAGTGTCGTCTTTGTCACTTCTGACACCCTGGAGCACCTACGACGGCGCAAGGACTGCgtgccagcggtggtgcaggcagTGATGCAGCCCGGTGGCGCTATGAATGCGctcccaccaccgccaaccCAGGCTCCCCCTGAGCGTCTTGCTGGCGGCTTGGACTTGTGTGACTACAGTGCAAGCAGCAAGGAAAGGGAGCTGCATCGCGCTTCTCGAGACAGGCCGGACGTGGTACGCGTGCTGCTCACGTCTATTCCCCGTCGTGCATTAGTTGACGAGTACCGGCAGAtgctggcggagcagctcctgcagaaGCCCATGCACGAGTTTGACACAACaccagaggaggaggtccTCGAGCGGCTGCGGCACGTGTTTGGCGAGACAGCGCTTGATCGGTGCGCAGTGATGGTGCGGGACATGCAGATGTCTCGGCGTATctcacagcagctgcgcgagcagcTGGCTGGTAGCCGCGCGGGTTGCTCGCGACGATTGAGAGGTACTACCGCCTTCGCCACTACTGCACCTTCCGCTGCAAGCGTCTCGGTTCTTTCGATGACAACCTGGCCACCACTTGCTCGTTGCAGCTCCACAAACGGCGGTGATTCAggtcctgctgctgcgccactcaAGTATTCTCCCCATCCGTCGCTGCAGGCACAGATGGATGCCCTTGCAGAAGCGTACAAGCGGCTCAAGGACAACCAGCGACTAACCTGGTTAATCTCACTCGGCCGAGTGGAGTTGGAACTAACGCAGAAGGACCCTTCCAAGGGGAACGCACTTACGGCGGTACCGCAGgtgctctctctgtttgATGCTTCGATCGTCTTGCACGTGAAAGATATGACAGACCGTGGTGGAGTCTGCACCCCTGTGTCTCTAAAGGATGTGGCGAACGTAATGGAGGtacagctggaggagctccGCGCGCATGCGCAGCGACTTTCcccagcggtgctggtgtTTCTGCCAGCGACGGACCTGGTCTCCATGCAGCTCAGCGTGGCCACTTCTGCCGACTTTGTCTTCATAGAGGACAGAGGAACTGACGAGGAAGCCGGGAAGTCGACAGGGCTGTCCCCCGAGCGCGTGAAGCTGATGGAGCGGATGGTGACGTCGCTGCTCAAGACGCGTGGAGCTCAGTCGATCACAGCGATCCACAGTAGTCTCAAGTTGTTGGGCAAGTTTGAAGGGTCAATCGACAatgtggtggagctgctgcggtcgtTCGTGGGTCGGGGATTGATTGTACTCAACGATGCGAGACAGTACGCCCTTCCACCCAAGTAA